One window of the Rhodococcus sovatensis genome contains the following:
- a CDS encoding MFS transporter, protein MRAPTTTRRLGWSLALLAFAQLIFSLDINIVYVALPDIGASLGFDGQTQQWVVSAYTVFAGGFLLFGGRAADLLGRRRIFITALAIYAVSSLVGGLATEPILLVGARAVQGIGGALLLPSTLALIGNLFAEGPARNRALAIWGGAGASGLTLGALLGGVLTQAFGWPAVFYVNVLLAGVAAIAAFVLIPKDDPQHESRKFDFPGALTVTVAATLFVYALVQGPSDGWGSTTIVAALVIAVLSAVAFVVIETRSADPLMPPKLLGNRNVAVGVLVTFIYMGTFGALPYFLTVLLQNVHQFSALETGLAFLVPSIAIATGTQVGERLVNRLGGRTTLLIGFAIGLPGTVVLALGFSEGSSYAAIVPGLIISGFGQGIVWTAMWIVAATGVAPSQQGVSNGLASTALNIGNAIGLAVLVAISAASGSHIADAAGGDRIAVFAAAALMLLGVVAVALLRPTKNVNADPADPVRSENNGALSSADELSTRH, encoded by the coding sequence ATGAGAGCACCAACGACAACGCGTCGTCTGGGCTGGTCACTGGCCCTACTCGCGTTTGCGCAACTGATCTTCTCGCTCGATATCAACATCGTGTACGTCGCGCTACCCGACATCGGTGCATCTCTCGGCTTCGACGGGCAAACCCAGCAATGGGTCGTCAGCGCATACACGGTGTTCGCCGGCGGGTTCCTCCTCTTCGGAGGTCGAGCCGCCGATCTGCTCGGACGTCGCCGAATCTTCATCACCGCGCTCGCCATCTACGCCGTCTCGTCGCTGGTGGGTGGCCTCGCGACTGAGCCGATTCTGCTGGTCGGCGCACGGGCCGTTCAAGGTATTGGAGGCGCACTTCTCCTCCCCTCGACCCTGGCGTTGATCGGAAACTTGTTTGCCGAAGGGCCCGCTCGTAACCGTGCACTTGCGATTTGGGGCGGCGCAGGTGCGAGCGGCCTCACTCTCGGCGCCTTGCTCGGTGGAGTGCTTACTCAGGCGTTCGGGTGGCCGGCGGTGTTCTATGTGAATGTGCTGCTGGCAGGCGTGGCCGCAATTGCTGCATTCGTTCTGATTCCGAAAGATGACCCACAGCATGAGAGTCGAAAGTTCGACTTCCCTGGGGCTTTGACCGTAACCGTTGCCGCAACTCTCTTCGTCTACGCGCTCGTTCAGGGTCCGTCCGATGGATGGGGCTCGACGACGATCGTGGCGGCACTTGTCATCGCAGTCCTGTCGGCAGTTGCGTTCGTCGTCATCGAGACCCGCTCGGCGGATCCGTTGATGCCGCCGAAGCTGCTGGGCAATCGCAACGTCGCTGTCGGAGTGTTGGTCACCTTCATATACATGGGAACATTCGGTGCGTTGCCCTACTTCCTGACCGTTCTGCTACAGAATGTGCACCAGTTCTCCGCGCTGGAAACAGGATTGGCCTTCCTGGTGCCGTCGATCGCCATCGCCACCGGCACCCAGGTGGGCGAACGGCTGGTCAATCGTTTGGGAGGACGGACAACCCTGCTCATAGGATTCGCTATCGGGCTGCCGGGCACGGTCGTTCTTGCACTCGGCTTTTCGGAAGGATCATCCTATGCCGCGATTGTGCCGGGCCTGATAATCTCCGGGTTCGGACAAGGCATCGTGTGGACCGCGATGTGGATCGTGGCCGCTACGGGTGTAGCACCGAGTCAGCAAGGCGTCTCCAACGGACTCGCATCGACTGCGCTCAACATCGGAAATGCGATCGGCCTGGCTGTGCTTGTAGCGATTTCGGCAGCATCGGGTAGTCACATCGCGGATGCAGCGGGCGGAGACCGAATCGCGGTGTTCGCAGCGGCAGCCCTCATGCTGTTGGGCGTGGTCGCCGTGGCACTACTGCGGCCGACGAAGAACGTCAACGCCGACCCAGCCGACCCAGTTCGCAGCGAGAACAACGGTGCCCTCTCTAGCGCTGACGAACTAAGCACCCGCCACTGA
- a CDS encoding helix-turn-helix domain-containing protein — translation MLLPNRDQIQLEDVLSALGHPVRLAIVAALTDGNQHRCGSIVHGVSKSTLTHHWRVLRDAGVIFQEPSGRENLLSLRRVDLDARFPGFLSSIVQALSSDSLLRNAVAEYLDDLPSIISG, via the coding sequence ATGTTGCTGCCAAACCGAGACCAGATCCAACTCGAAGACGTACTCAGCGCTCTCGGGCACCCCGTGCGCCTTGCGATCGTGGCCGCTCTCACTGATGGCAACCAACACCGCTGCGGTTCCATCGTCCACGGCGTCTCCAAGTCCACCCTGACGCATCACTGGAGGGTGCTCCGCGACGCAGGGGTCATCTTCCAGGAACCGTCTGGACGCGAGAACTTGCTCTCCCTACGCAGAGTGGATCTCGATGCTCGCTTCCCCGGGTTTCTGTCATCGATAGTCCAGGCACTGTCGAGCGATAGCTTGCTACGGAATGCAGTGGCGGAGTACCTCGACGACCTTCCGTCGATCATTTCCGGCTAG
- a CDS encoding IS3 family transposase (programmed frameshift) has product MSSGSQKRYPPELRERAVRMVAEIQHEHTSEWAAIESVAGKLGIGTAQTLHNWIRKAQTDTGQRPGVTSEMAAEMKKLRAENRELKRANEILKSASGFLCGGARPQQQVIIDYIENNKQEYGVEPICRVLTEHGCPIAPSTYYEARSRAASKRAVRDEQLKVEISRIHDENYSVYGARKVWLQLRREDVDVARCTVERLMSMLGLEGARRGKKKRTTIADPQGQRADDLVQRKFNPIGPNVLWVADFTYVSTWSGWVYVAFVIDAYSRRILGWRTSTRMTTPLVLDAIEHAIWTRRRDGITDLSGLIHHHDRGSQYTSIAFTERLTEAGIDASIGTTGDSYDNALAETINGLYKTELIKPQGPWRTVEHVEIATLEWVDWFNHRRLYEHCGDIPPAELEALYYGEHGTQRIAEFSN; this is encoded by the exons ATGTCGTCAGGATCGCAGAAGAGGTACCCGCCGGAGTTGCGTGAGCGTGCGGTGCGGATGGTCGCCGAAATCCAGCACGAACACACCTCGGAGTGGGCGGCGATCGAGTCGGTCGCGGGCAAGCTCGGCATCGGGACCGCGCAGACCTTGCACAACTGGATCCGGAAGGCTCAGACCGATACCGGCCAGCGCCCCGGCGTGACCAGTGAGATGGCGGCGGAGATGAAGAAGCTCCGTGCAGAGAACCGAGAACTCAAGCGCGCCAACGAAATACTGAAGTCGGCGTCGG GTTTTCTTTGCGGCGGAGCTCGACCGCAACAACAAGTGATCATCGACTACATCGAAAACAACAAACAGGAGTACGGCGTCGAGCCGATCTGCAGGGTGCTCACCGAGCACGGCTGCCCGATCGCGCCGTCCACCTACTACGAGGCCCGCAGTCGTGCAGCATCGAAACGAGCCGTACGTGATGAACAGCTGAAGGTCGAAATCAGCCGGATCCATGACGAGAACTACTCGGTCTACGGCGCACGCAAAGTCTGGCTGCAATTACGACGAGAGGACGTCGATGTGGCCCGCTGCACCGTTGAACGACTGATGAGCATGCTCGGCCTCGAAGGGGCGCGACGTGGCAAGAAGAAGCGCACCACCATCGCTGACCCACAGGGGCAGCGGGCGGATGATCTGGTGCAACGCAAGTTCAACCCAATCGGACCAAATGTGTTGTGGGTAGCGGACTTTACGTATGTCTCGACGTGGTCGGGGTGGGTGTATGTGGCGTTCGTGATCGATGCCTACTCCCGGCGAATCCTCGGGTGGCGGACTTCGACCAGGATGACCACCCCTCTGGTTCTCGATGCGATCGAACACGCGATCTGGACGAGACGACGGGACGGCATCACAGACCTGTCGGGACTGATTCACCACCACGACCGCGGCTCGCAATATACCTCGATTGCCTTCACCGAGCGGCTGACTGAGGCCGGCATCGATGCCTCGATCGGAACGACCGGGGACAGCTACGACAACGCCCTCGCGGAGACGATAAACGGCCTGTACAAGACCGAACTGATCAAGCCGCAGGGACCGTGGCGAACGGTCGAACACGTAGAAATCGCCACGTTGGAATGGGTGGACTGGTTCAACCACCGCAGACTGTACGAGCATTGCGGAGACATCCCACCAGCGGAACTCGAGGCCCTCTACTACGGTGAACACGGAACTCAGCGCATCGCGGAGTTCTCAAACTAG
- the istB gene encoding IS21-like element helper ATPase IstB, whose translation MTDNKSTDRIPAPNTAEAASLYQRLRGHLAVLKLHDAAEALPSVLDQAAAEELSMTAALDRLLSIEVEATEARRLTGRLRFACLPTPASLEDFDYDAAAGVDRKLIEELATCRYLETATNVLLIGPPGVGKTHLSVGLARAAAHAGYRTYFTTAADLAARCHRAALEGRWATTMRFYAGPTLLVVDELGYLPLPGEAASALFQVVSQRYMKTSIVMTTNRGVGSWGEVLGDNTVAAAMLDRLLHRSVVLNLDGDSYRLRDHNARSEKLRKATTGTRQPLQ comes from the coding sequence AGCAGCGAGCCTCTACCAACGCTTGCGCGGACATCTCGCAGTGCTGAAACTGCACGACGCGGCCGAAGCGCTACCGTCGGTCCTCGACCAAGCCGCAGCCGAGGAACTGTCGATGACCGCGGCGCTGGACCGGTTGCTCTCGATCGAGGTCGAGGCCACCGAAGCCCGCCGGTTGACCGGAAGACTTCGGTTCGCATGCCTACCGACACCAGCCTCGCTCGAGGACTTCGACTACGACGCCGCTGCCGGTGTCGACCGCAAGCTCATCGAGGAGCTAGCGACCTGCCGATACCTCGAAACAGCGACGAACGTGCTGCTCATCGGACCGCCCGGGGTCGGGAAGACGCACCTGTCCGTCGGGTTGGCGAGAGCCGCAGCACACGCTGGGTATCGGACGTATTTCACCACCGCAGCCGATCTCGCCGCCCGCTGCCACCGAGCTGCGTTGGAGGGCCGGTGGGCCACGACGATGCGGTTCTATGCCGGACCGACACTTCTCGTCGTCGACGAACTCGGATACCTACCGCTACCCGGTGAGGCAGCATCAGCGCTGTTTCAAGTTGTCTCGCAACGGTATATGAAGACATCGATCGTGATGACCACCAACCGTGGCGTCGGATCCTGGGGTGAAGTGCTCGGAGACAACACCGTCGCCGCAGCCATGCTCGACCGACTTCTACATCGATCGGTCGTGCTCAACCTCGACGGCGATTCCTACCGCCTACGAGACCACAACGCCAGATCGGAGAAGCTCCGCAAAGCCACCACCGGAACCCGCCAACCACTACAGTGA